One genomic window of Cydia splendana chromosome 16, ilCydSple1.2, whole genome shotgun sequence includes the following:
- the LOC134798376 gene encoding Bardet-Biedl syndrome 2 protein homolog, producing the protein MQQISTVQPVFKLELNHKVIPNIVTIAKYDGTHPCLTACAGFDKIIIHHPHGGTVSGRAQRSRAHGEVSELNLSQAVVALASGPLRPDSTRDMLLIGSPSQILAYDVHDNSDLFFKEAHDGVNVIIVASFGKYQETLAIVGGNSSVQGIDWQGNEVFWTVVSGKVCAMITFDFDKDGENELLLGCEDSYIRVMKNNQFKTEIAETGPVICLAAITDVRFAYGLANGTIGIYEEGIRLWRVKSKTNALSVQLSGEALACCWSNGRIDWRDPVSGRVLRRVQLRSAASAMLYADYRSVGAPDLVCVSDRGEVLGYPPYQEPVGSKSQPSEEDRAAIVELFNRKQALTVELQHYEASASDERPTSAMPTNTRLHVAVTTDLNDEGIDLTISTNNDTVVRAALVLAEGIFTTGETLARHPAPAQLRSVLRVPLRPPRDVPVDVHIKALVGYADSEQFHIFELTKQLPRFAMYCLAPSTLAITKQSSYVTFKITERMQRICIWINQNFLLDQDIVLEMENMKELHMKFICLRDKSHLVMDFEADGNVKFSTPHISLAGDLIQSLAVYLNLADLQSTAQFPEAEDKLREEMANASQVGEVRSRLAAETAERAQLLTALLPAAQDAAAHDLKEMLSRYKEVVMLNEELLLSCHVRRSTQEHAVASLKTLHMILQQAARLRVGKYSKAVVAASRKAVKDDNTEALVKILQVGDC; encoded by the exons ATGCAACAAATATCAACTGTTCAGCCAgtatttaaattagaattaaatCATAAAGTTATACCAAACATTGTAACCATTGCAAAATATGACGGTACCCATCCTTGTCTTACCGCTTGCGCCGGTTTCGATAAG ATAATAATTCACCACCCTCACGGTGGAACAGTCAGCGGTCGCGCACAGCGATCCAGAGCACACGGGGAGGTCTCTGAGCTGAACCTGAGCCAGGCTGTGGTCGCGCTAGCCTCCGGTCCGCTGCGGCCCGATTCTACTCGGGACATGCTTCTTATTGGATCCCCTTCTCAGATATTAG CATATGACGTCCACGACAATTCCGATCTGTTCTTCAAAGAAGCGCATGATGGAGTAAACGTGATAATAGTTGCCTCATTCGGCAAGTACCAGGAGACTCTGGCCATCGTGGGCGGGAACAGTTCTGTACAAGGCATCGACTGGCAGGGGAACGAGGTGTTCTGGACCGTGGTCAGCGGGAAGGTGTGCGCGATGATCACGTTTGACTTTGATAAGGATGGGGAGAATGAG TTACTCCTAGGATGTGAAGACTCCTACATAAGGGTGATGAAGAACAACCAGTTTAAGACGGAGATAGCTGAAACAGGACCCGTTATTTGTCTGGCAGCAATTACTGATGTCAGATTCGCGTACGGCCTGGCTAATGGGACTATTGGCATTTATGAAGAAGGAATAAGGCTTTGGAGAGTTAAG TCGAAAACCAACGCACTCTCAGTCCAACTTTCGGGGGAGGCGCTGGCCTGCTGCTGGAGCAATGGGCGTATCGACTGGCGAGATCCAGTGTCCGGCAGAGTGCTGCGACGAGTGCAACTGCGTTCTGCGGCCTCTGCCATGCTGTACGCTGACTACCGGTCCGTCGGCGCGCCGGATCTGGTCTGTGTGTCGGATAGGGGAGAAG TTCTGGGTTACCCGCCGTACCAAGAGCCCGTGGGCTCCAAAAGCCAGCCATCAGAAGAAGACCGCGCGGCAATAGTGGAGCTGTTCAACCGGAAGCAGGCGTTGACAGTAGAGCTCCAGCACTATGAGGCCAGCGCGAGCGACGAACGACCGACGAGCGCTATGCCGACTAATACACGGCTGCATGTCGCTGTCACTACCGACCTTAATGAT GAAGGCATAGATCTCACGATATCTACCAACAACGACACCGTGGTACGCGCGGCTCTCGTGCTCGCGGAGGGTATCTTCACGACGGGTGAGACGCTAGCGCGGCACCCAGCGCCCGCACAGCTCCGCTCCGTGCTGCGCGTGCCGCTGCGCCCGCCGAGGGACGTGCCCGTGGACGTGCATATCAAG GCACTAGTAGGCTATGCAGACAGTGAACAATTCCACATATTCGAATTGACTAAGCAGTTGCCCCGGTTTGCCATGTATTGCTTGGCTCCATCTACCCTCGCCATCACAAAACAGAGCAGTTATGTCACATTCAAGATCACAGAGAGGATGCAAAGAATCTGCATTTGGATCAACCAGAACTTCTTACTAGATCAAGATATAGTACTTGAAATGGAAAACATGAAGGAACTTCATATGAAGTTCATTTGTTTAAGGGACAAGTCACACTTAGTGATGGACTTTGAAGCTGATGGAAATGTGAAGTTTTCAACACCTCATATTTCATTGGCAGGTGACTTGATCCAGAGTCTGGCAGTTTATCTAAATCTAGCGGATTTgcag TCGACGGCACAATTTCCTGAAGCAGAAGATAAACTTCGCGAAGAGATGGCAAATGCTTCTCAAGTAGGAGAGGTGAGATCACGTTTGGCAGCAGAAACTGCTGAAAGGGCGCAACTGTTAACCGCACTGTTACCCGCCGCCCAAGATGCCGCAGCTCATGATTT GAAAGAAATGTTGAGTCGCTACAAAGAAGTGGTAATGCTGAATGAGGAGTTACTGTTGAGCTGCCACGTGCGACGCTCGACGCAAGAGCACGCCGTCGCCTCCTTGAAGACGCTGCACATGATACTGCAGCAAGCCGCACGTTTAAgag TTGGTAAATACAGCAAAGCAGTGGTTGCTGCGAGTCGGAAAGCTGTAAAAGACGACAACACTGAAGCTCTCGTCAAAATACTGCAAGTGGGGGATTgctga
- the LOC134798378 gene encoding SUMO-activating enzyme subunit 1: MVENNDVELSEAEAEQYDRQIRLWGLESQKRLRASKVLIIGLSGLGAETAKNIILSGVKSVCLLDNEKLKEVDLYSQFLTPPDKIGENRAEASLTRARALNPMVDITAETKGVDELPDSFFTTFDIVCATGLKQEQLERINNVCRDNNKKFLCGDVWGMFGYMFADLVDHEYSEEIVQHKAVKRGPDDEEKSARETVSITVKRRAIYVPLQNALSADWSKPELRSRLRRGDPSYFVMKILSRFRDEYNRNPDPAKRKADTEILLKMRDELVKELSLPAGFVTDDLLTNVFGTVSGAAAVVGGVIGQEVVKAVSQREPPHNNMFFFNPVKCVGFVELYGQ; this comes from the coding sequence atggtTGAGAATAACGATGTAGAGCTGTCTGAGGCTGAAGCTGAACAGTACGATCGTCAAATTCGTCTGTGGGGTCTGGAATCTCAGAAACGACTACGTGCCTCCAAAGTATTAATCATCGGGTTATCCGGCCTCGGCGCCGAAACTGCAAAAAATATAATTCTTTCAGGAGTAAAGAGCGTTTGTTTGCTAGACAACGAGAAACTTAAAGAAGTAGACTTGTACTCTCAGTTTTTAACTCCGCCCGATAAGATCGGTGAGAATCGCGCCGAAGCCTCTTTGACGAGAGCGCGGGCTTTAAATCCAATGGTGGATATAACAGCGGAAACAAAGGGAGTCGACGAGCTGCCGGACAGCTTCTTTACTACTTTCGATATTGTGTGCGCGACCGGGCTCAAGCAGGAGCAGCTAGAGCGTATCAACAACGTGTGCCGCGACAACAACAAGAAGTTCCTTTGCGGCGACGTTTGGGGCATGTTCGGGTACATGTTCGCGGACCTCGTCGACCACGAGTACTCGGAGGAGATCGTTCAACATAAAGCGGTAAAACGCGGCCCTGATGACGAAGAAAAAAGTGCAAGGGAGACAGTCTCTATCACTGTTAAACGCCGAGCTATCTACGTGCCGTTACAGAATGCTTTGTCAGCGGATTGGTCGAAACCTGAGCTCCGCTCCCGCCTCCGCCGCGGCGATCCTTCCTACTTCGTCATGAAGATCTTATCACGCTTCCGAGATGAGTACAATAGGAACCCAGACCCAGCTAAACGTAAAGCTGATACAGAAATTCTACTAAAAATGAGGGATGAGCTTGTTAAGGAACTATCTCTACCAGCCGGGTTTGTAACTGATGATCTTTTAACTAATGTATTTGGTACTGTATCGGGAGCTGCAGCGGTGGTGGGCGGAGTCATCGGCCAGGAAGTAGTCAAGGCAGTCAGCCAGCGAGAGCCTCCCCATAACAACATGTTCTTCTTTAACCCGGTAAAATGTGTTGGTTTTGTAGAACTTTATGGTCAATAA